The Desmodus rotundus isolate HL8 chromosome 13, HLdesRot8A.1, whole genome shotgun sequence sequence CTAAGGCTAAGGATTTATTATTCtagaatttagaatatttatGCAAAGATTTCATctcaaaaacaaacttttaagaaAGGTATAAGAAATTATGACCTGACAAGCTCACTTCTGGGCACACACAACAAACAGTATGGCTGGTTACCAAAGGGGAAGGGGGTAGGGATAGTGTAAATTAGGGTAAAGGGTGTCAAATTTTTTCTTGGAGACAGAGGAAACcagactttgggtgatgaacatacaatggaatatacaTTTCATGTATTataatgttgtatacctgaaacttatataatgttattaaccaatattgCCCCAacaaaattaatcttttaaaaagggataTTATGATCAAAAAAAGACATAGGATatttgaatggataagaaaacatgacccacacatatgctgcctacaagaaacccatctcagaacaaaagacctacacagactgaaggtgaagggttggaaaaaaatattccaagtaaatagggaaaaaaagccagggtagcaatacttatatcagacataAGAGACTTCAAAAAACAAGGAcacaaaaagagacacagaaggacacttcataaactcaagggaagaatccatcaagaagacataaacattgtaaacatatatgcatccaacataggagcacccaaatacataaggaaaatcttggaggacttcaaaaaagatattgacagcagcgTACTTACAGCAAGGGATtctaacaccccactgtcaacaatgcaTAGATCTTGCAAACAAAATACTAACAAGGATATTGTTGAATTGAATGACACAacagatcaaatgaacttaattgatatatacaaaaACTTTTATCTCaatgaagcaaaatacacattcttttcaaatgcacatgcagCATTTTAAAGACAGACCATATGATGGGTCACAAAACAaggctcaacaaattcaagaaaactgaaattatatcaagcattatCTTGGACCaaaatggcttgaaactagaaaccaacctcaagggaaaaactcaaaaacagtctAATTCATGGAGACTgtataacatgttattaaacaatgaatggggtcacaatgagatcaaggaagaaatcgagaagtttctggaaacaaatgaaaatgaactcataacagcccaaaacctatgggactgTCCtgaggcagtcctgagagggaagttcatagtgatacaggcctacctaaaaaagatagaaacatttcaaataaaccaccTAACTCTACATCTGTAAGaactagaagaacaacaacaaacatatTCCtcaacaagtagaaggaaggaaataaccaagatcagagcagaattaaatgtcatggagactaaaagaataattcaaagggtcaataaatacaggagctggttctttaaaatgataaacaaaactgacaagccttgaagcaggctcatcaagaagaaaagagagaggatccaaataaataaaatcaaaaatgaaagaggagagattacaacagataccacagaaatacaaagaattgtaagaaattactatgaagaaatatatgccaagaaatttgaaaacttggtgaaatggacaaatttctagaaacatgtaaTCTTCCAACACTGAATCAAGAGGAAGtggaaagtctgaacagaccaataacagctagtgaaacagaaatcaaaaaaactcctggcacatgAAAGGCCTGGATTGGATGGTTTCACagtagaattttacaaaacacttaacgaagagctaacccctacccttctcAGACTATtgtaaaaaatccaagaagagggacgactcccaaactctttttatgaagccagcatcatcctaatccccaaaccagataaagatacaacaaagaaagaaaactagaagccaatatcgctgattaacacagacgctaaaattctcaacaaaatattggcaaaccgcatccagcaatacattaaaaagatcatacaccaagaccaaatgggattcatcccagggatgcaaggatggtacaatattcgcaaatcaataaacataatacatcacatcaacaacagtaaagacaaaaatcacatgatcatatcaatagatgcagaaaaggcatttgataaggtacagtacccatttatttattttttaaaaaatttttattgttattcaattacagttgtatgtcttttctccccatccctccaccccaccccagctgaacccacctccctcccccacctccaccatcccccttggttttgtccatgtgtcctttatagtagttcctgcaatcccctcttcccactgtccccgccccccccaccctggctattgttagattgttcttaacttcaatgtctctggttatattttgtttgcttttttcttttgttgactatgttccagttaaaggtgagatcatatggtatttgtccctcagcgcctggcttatttcacttagcataatgctctccagtttcatccatgctgttgcaaagggtataagctccttctttctctctgctgcgtagaattccattgtgtaaatataccatagtttttgataaaaacactcagcaaagtgggaatagagggacaTTCCTCAAtacaataaaagccatatatgggaaacctacagccaacatcatactcagtgggcaaaaacttagagctttcccactaagatcaggaacaagacaaggatgtccactttcaccacttctattcaacaatGTACtggcagtcctagccacagtaatcaaacaagaaaaagaaataaaagacaaccaaatcgggaaggaagaagcaaaactctttttgtttgcagatgacatgagagtgtacatagaaaatcctatagatcccaccaaaaaactactcaacctaataagtgactttggcaaaccgcagaatacaaagtcaatattcagaaacagaaggcatttttgtacaccaacaatgaaatagcagaaacagaaatcagaagaaatatcccatttgatatagcaacaagaaaaataaagtacctaggaagaaacctaaccaaggagataaaagtgctcagaaaactacacaacaatgaagaaagaaattaaggaagacacaaataaaggGAAGCATATATGGAGTGAAagtattaaaatcattaaaatgttcatactacccaaagcaatttatagatttaatgcaatccttattaaaataccaataacatttcacagatatagaaaaaatatttcaaaaacttctaAGGAGTCATAAATGACCCTGTATAGcctcagtaattttgagaaagaagaacaaagtaggagggaccacAAGTCCCgctatcaaactatattacaaggctgctgtaatcaaaacagcctggtactggcatgaaaagagacacatagatcaatggaacagaatagagagcccagaaataaacccaagtctctatggtcaattaatatttgacaaaggaggcaggagcataaaatggagcaaaaatagcctcttcaacaaatggtgttgggagatctggacagctacgtgccaaaaaatgaaacttgatcaccaacttatgccgtacacaaaaataaattcaaggtggataatagacttaaatataagtcataacaccataaaagtcctagaggaaaacataggcaggaaaatctaagatattccacgcagcaatattttcactgatatgtcccctagagcaagggatataaaggaaagaagaaacaaatgggactacatgaaactaaaaggcttctgtacggctaaagaaagcatcagcaaaatgaaaagggaacagacAGTATAGGAGAACATACTTgacaatgatacctcggacaaggacTTTATCtacaaaatacataaggaacttgTATGACTCCGCACCacaaagacaaacaatccaattaaaaatgggcaaaggatctgaacaaacacttctccaaagaagacaaagaagaaatatggagggcccagagacatatcaaaggatgctcaatatcactagccatcagagagatgcaaattaaagccacagtgagatactggTTCACACTGGTCAgtatggccatcattaacaaatcaacaaacaagtgctggagaggttgtggagaaaaggtaatcctagtacattgttggtaggaatgcagactggtgcagccattgtggaaaacagcatggaatttcctgaaaaaactaaagatgaactgttttttgaccctgcaattccagtgctgggattatatgcTAATAGTCctgaaaaattaattcaaaagaacctatgtaccccaatgttcatagcaaccaTAAGGCCAAGtaatggaaacagcctaagtgtgcATTAGGAAACAAGTgaatcaaaaatctatggtacatttcaCAATGATAtgttacacagcagaaagaaagaaagaactcttaccatttttccatggatggaactggaaagtattatgctaagtgaaataagtcaggcagtgaaagacaaataccacatgatctcacctataagtagaacttaatcaacaaaacaaacaagcgaacaaaacagaaccagaggcatggaaataaagaacaaactgacagttaccagaggcaaggggggagaggggtaatgggggaaagaagaggaagggtcaagtcaaggaacaagtataaaggacccatggacaaggacagtgTTGCGGGGAGGATGTATGTGGAGGAGcatgtgggcagggcaggagagagtaatgggggaaaattggagacaactgtaattgagcaacaataacgaaattaaaaaaaatacaagagcaaacacacacaaagggaTTATTATGATAGGAAATGTACAGATGTCAACTACATGAAAGATATAAAGGTCATacatacagaatattttttaaagaataaattattttattttaatacttttaacatATGCCTGCcttattgtttttcattaattAGGAAAAGCAACGGTATTTATATTAGAGTATGTCACTGAAAATTAACTTATCCACCACTGTTGCTTCACTAAAAAGTAGAAATTTAATTCTTTCTATAGTAATAAAGGAGTAaagttaaatataattatttttaaaaataaggggaggaaatggtggtaagaaggagaaggagagaggcgAGAGGGAGAGGAATACTGGGGAGAGGGACTTACTTTACCTCATTCTCTAATTGATATGAAGCCAATCTGTGTACCAAAATTAAGACCATCTCGGACATGGGAGAAGTACTTGTCAGGATGGCAGGATGTACAGAggttgagatcttgcttctggTCCTGAATATTCTGTGGTAGAATTCCTCCCTTTTCCAGAAGAATCCTTAGGACAAAGATTTTTCAAAAGGTAACAAGTTTATTTTACCAACAGCTAAagcaatatgaaataaatatggaTATTGGTGTGAAAGAATTTGTAGAAAGATATGCTTGGAACAATGCAAGTTGTTATTTAGTTACAGAACTTGGACATATCAGGAAATTATAGATTTTATCACTATTTATCTCCTATATGAACTATCCAAACTTTCATATTATATGTAGACATGATCTGGATAtagaattttataattgaaaTCAAGTACTTATTTTAGAAGAAACTGTAAAGTTACCAGGATATTTGTAGACAACATTCATTTGATTCGTACAGAACATGCTTTTTAGTCATTTGACCCTCccatcttctttctccaaatttttCCAGAAAAGTTGCTTCTCCATAAAGACTTTATGATATAAAATATGACTATAAATTAGTGATACttattctaaaaataacatttatgtttttctttcttttttttattgttcaagcaACAGCTTAGATAGATCtagagagcatgatgctaagtgaaataagccagatagtgaaagacaaataccatatgatctcacctataagtagaacctaatcaacaacacaaacaagcaagcaaaatataaccaaaagtAACATTTAAGAATCCATTTCAATCCTTTCTACTAATGTCTAAATGAGGCAGAATCTAGGCAAGGTTTTGCTGAGTGAAATATATACATGATTCAAATCAATCATTAATTTTCCTTTGTTGAAagcacaaataatttttaacagcTAGTAACAGCAAAACTTCATAAACTCAAAACTGTAAGGGACCATAAAAATCTTGAAAGTGACTATGTGTTTATATTATCTAATATTTTTGCTAAGAAATATattcctatatttaaaaaataccaatgattttaaaatatcagcttCCTAGTTTATCATATTTAAGAGAATTTAGCTGAGGATTAGCTATAAAGCACATGTCAATTTTTCTATATCAAGTTTAACCTTCACTTTTAAATCAATTAGATACAGCAGCTAGGAAAATGACTATTATTTAAACTTAGATAAgaacatatttcatatttaaaatgagtttttgtatatatgtgtatgtctgCTATTTAAATATCTGCCACCTGAATTTTTCTTTGGCTTACTAGTTGTTCTctaaattaatttgaatttcagaagcAATAAGAAACTTGCAGTTCTGGAATAAAACCACACATACCTGGTGGCTTTACGAATGTCAACATAGGGATCTGATGAGTCAAATAGCCGCACACATTCAGGATCAAGATTATGAAATGCCTTTGCTGATTCCTTTGGAAGAGTAAAACAGCAAGGTCCTACTGAAGGTCCCAGTATGACAATAATATCTTCCAAACTACATCCATATTCTGTTATCATAGCATTCACAGTAGCCATAGCAACACCTAACAAAGTACCTCTCCAACCTGAtaaacaggaagaaagagagataaGGACAgttaaaacataacaaaatttCACCTTACTTTTTatctaagttaaaaataaacacagtcagtttatattttttcaagttcagaaatagtaaatgaattataaaattaattaagcTAAATGATCAATTAACTAATTAAAATACTGGTTTTTAAATGAGGTATACGTAGAAGAGACATTGATTGGGGGAGGGTACCccttccatttccttttaaaaatgtcctatACTTTTAGTTTCCACTGGCATTATGCCTTCTTAGTCTTCACTTCCTCTCCCCCTCACTTTTCCctcacatctttaaaaattgtgaaaaaaaataaaattaccattttaaagtgtacgaTTATTAGGTTAAGTCTACATTGTTGCACAAATCTCTACAACTTTTTCACCTTGCAAAATTGAAACTCTATACAAGTTTTAAACAATAAATCTCCCTTTCAACCTCCCCCTGATACCTAGTAACTaccattctacttcctgtttctatgaatttgactactccagttacctcatgtaagtggaatcatgtagtatttttctttttgtgactggcttatttcacttaccataatgtccttaaggttcattcatattgtagcatgtgtcaggatttccttctttttaaaagctgaataacATTACATATTATGCATATACCACACATTGCTTATCCACTaatccatcaatggacacttgaCTTACTTcaacatcttggctattgtaaataatgctactaatAGGATGAATGTGCAAGTATCTTACTGAGATCCTGTTTTCAATTAATTTGGATACATACTCAGAAATGGAACTGCTGGATAATAtggtaatttgaattttaaatttttgaagaaacaccataccattttccattagtgcaccattttacattcccaccaatagtgcatcaaggttccaatttctctacatcctcaccaaaacttttttttaattgtattttattgtttatgttattacagttgtcccaatttcctccctttacccccctccacccaggccctactccactccttcaggcaatccccactctgttatccatgtccacaggtcatatatatatgttctttggttaatcccttcccTAATAGGTGTGTGGTGATATCTCATGTGGctctgatttgtattttcctaattattagtgatactaagcatcttttcacatgcttgttAGTCATTTGCAtattgtctttggagaaatgtctattcaagtactttgcttattttttaaacaggttaTTTGGTTTTTAATGTTGTTGTTGAGtcgtaggagttctttatatattatgtatattaacCCCGTGTCAGAtatgaattgcaaatatttttcccattctgtgagctatgatacaatttttaattttgataaaatccagtttatttgtaattttgttgCATGCACTTTTATTGCCATATCTAAAAAACCATTGCCTGGTCCAAGATCACAAGAATTTATACTTGTTTTCTTCTACGAGTTTATAGCTTTAGCTCTTTCATTTAcctctttgatccatttttaagtTAACTTTTATATGTGATATAAGATAGTGGTCCAccatctatttttttttgcatggaaaTATCCacttttcccagcatcatttgttaaaGAGATTGTTCTTTCTCCATAGATACCTGgataaaaatcatttgaccatatatgcatgagtttatttttgggctctctattctatgtTGTTGGgaactgtagctttataataagttttgaaatcaggaagtgtgagacgtctaactttgttgttttttaatagtttcaTTTTGATAGCTTtatctttgatattttaaaaattatttcaatatctaAGAAGTAACAAATAACATTCCCTTTTTATATCTAGGAACTAagattcaaattttaaataagttttggCAATGTCAAATAGCAATCCTGAATTAGACAACTTCTATCTCTATTTGTCTAATTCCATTACGTTAGCCACTTTCTTATTTATCTATGGCCTAAAAAGAAAAGTAGTCATAAATTTACAAGTAGGAGGAAATCCAAAAGATCATCCCTCATTTCACCTAGACATATAACCACTGGATAatctaaaatagtattttaaaatacttccagaaaaacaaaattccatAACCTTAATATATAATCTAAAAACCCTTCTTTGTTCTTAATATATTAAACTAAATGCAATTTTCCAAACATCTCTCACTTTTTCTTACCTCCATACCTTTACACATGCTGTTACACCTTAATGAACACCTTTCTGCAACATGCCTAACCTTCCTCTTCCTGATTGCCTAGACTTCTAGGCTTCTCAGTAGCAGCACCACACCCTGGGGAGTGTTTGAAAAGCATGaaggcttttttaaattttaaaaatcacaacaaataGGAATTTCAAAACCCAAGCAATCTCTGCCATGTAAGATTATCTTGCCCCAAATTACTAGCACTCCTGCTAAGAAACACTGGCACCTAGCCTACCCCTATAAATTCCTCAGGAATCAGCTTAGATACCACTTTTTCTGGGGGAGTTCTACTCTGATTCACATAATTTGATTTAGGTACTCCTTTTATCTGCTCTATAATAGTAGTATGCTGAATTTAACCCTATCTTTATACTTATCACCATGTAATTAACTGTTTGTTTGCCATGCTTACCAGAAAGAAATTGTAATTTTCCTTGTGCTACAAAATGGCAAAATCCTAAAAACTTAATTAAGTTTACTTACCAGAGTGAGCAACCCCACATGCTTTTTTGACAGGATCTGCAAAAATTATTGGTATACAATCAGCACCAAGAGCTGCTATTGTGACTCCTCTCTGATTTGTGGTGATTCCATCATAAGATTCAGGCTCCTTCCTTCCCATAACCCAGACGTCATTGGCATGATCAGTCTAATAGCAAAGAtgtgtaataaaaatgttttgaaagtagGATTTCTCACACCATAAGCTTTTctgaaaatattcattttgtacAAAATTATATAACCAGTTTAAGATTACTAGAGTTCATTAAATATATCACTTCTATATAAGATAAAGTACCAAATTTACTTATCATTTCACTTTTGGTATTATAAtttctgcatattttatttaaagaaagcagaatttaacatttaaaaattcaacactGCCCATCATGAACACCTCCTACTAGAGATGGGTAAGTCTCTATATGAAGTACTTTCCACAATGAACTAATTCATTGAAAGAAAGTAATTACTAAGTCaatgatatttttacttttcctggaCTCAAGTGAAGTTAGAATTCTGTAACAAACAAAGTACTATCTCATCAATTGTACCCTAAGATCCTCCTGGTGTTAACTTAGAAAATAATGGCCTTTCTTTTCCACAATTCAGGAATCTTCCTTCTATGTCAAAAAGGGCAGTGGTACTATACTCTCTGAGATTTAACTGTACTTTTAGATGTGAGGAACTCCAggtgaatgaatatatatatatttacatatattcttGATTTTTTAGGCTATGGCATATGGgtcaaagaaaaacaactatAATCATCATCCTAAAGTTTTAGATAAAACAccagatgaaaaaagttaaatagCTTGCTTAAGGTCCGTTAGTCATTAGCAGAGTTAAGAATATACTTTATATCTTccaaaatatgaaacataatttTACCTTTATTCGGTAAAAGTTCTTCACATTAAATCCTGCAGCACACCCCAACCTACGCAGATTTTCTTGAACAACTACCTTAGGATCTCTCCTTTTGGAACTACTGAAGAGATTTAAAGAGCTGAGAGTTGGTAGGTAAGATATCCCACCTGTCCTTGTAGTAAATCCATGTATGAAAATATCTGTTGAAGATAAATAGTGAAGAGTAAAAATATACTACACAAAGCATTATAAAAAGCATCACAAACCCTATCTGTTTGTAAGACTTTACCTGATCACCTCAACCTGCATTTATCTGGCACCTAATTCTATAGAACTTTGCACCTCCATGTGTTCTCATTACCTACTGCTTTGTTCTACCTTTCCTATGGAGTTTTGCTCTTCAAAGGGTATTTTCTGTcctatttgtttttgttattccCAATAGCATATAGTTCATAGTAAATatcatttattcaagaagattgttttaaatttcactgTTCTGTAATGACGCCAGTGAGTTGAGGCTTCAGAATTGCTAAATAGGAAATGCTTAGGGttataaatctcattttaaagGAGGCCTGGGAATTTGTCTTAAAgctgaatttaaataaaacaaatttatttatgcAGGGGGCTTTGAAGGGGCTACCCGTTGATATCCCTTGACATCCCTAACACTACAAGACCATCCATGACATTCCCATGTTGCAACTGATGCTAATGAGCACATAAGCCCACACAGTCtacataagaaggaaaaaaagaagtgaacaaCTTTTAAAGAACGACTGGTTTTTCACATGCATGATGAAAACAACAGATGGCATGTAATATACCTGAAATCAAAGGAGATGTGATTATGGTTAATTCTCCTTTCAGTGCTGGCAGACTTCTCAAATATGTTTCTATTTCATTCTGTATTGCTTCTAGTTCTTGAGCTGTGATGATGTTTACCAAAGAAGCCTGTTTCGAAAGACCTCCCTTCAAAGTTATCTCTAAATCTTCAAACTCAAAATTGTAAACATCAGTGAAGAGTTGATCAATGAAAGCCTTCATTAACGTCTTCCGGTGCATGGGTACAATTATCTTAATACTGCTCAGATTTTTTTCATCAATTTTTTGTTTAATGGTATACAAAGACACAGCCATACTGGAATTGCTAACAGTCTCAAATTCTCTCAAGAGAGCGGATAATCCATTGCTTGTTTCTAATTCATAATTATCATGGTCACTGTTCTTTTCACAGTTGATGTTGCTGCAACACATTATGCAAAGGAACTTGGCCTTGGCAGCATGGTGGTACCAAAGAGCATTCAATGTCTTCATTAATGTCTGATGATCGTTTTTCTGAGAGTTCAATTTCAAACCAAAAAGGTCGATCAACACTGCTTCTGCCATCCTTCCTTAAGGGTACACAGCTCTTCAGAGAAGGCTTTTGTGCACCCCTCAATCACCTGTAAAGAAATATTAGCATAAATaagaatgtaaaattatattGATCTTCTTATAGTTACAACAGATATTTGTGGCTGgggtaaaaaaaagaattgcattGATCTAAATACGTAAGCAAAACAGTTACTCTAGACCTCTCCCAGAAGAGCTAGTTCACTGTCATAGAAGAATCATGACAATTAAAGCAAAGccatctgttcatttattttctgaaagtacATGTACATCTTCCCAGCAAAACAACAGTtcctctgatttttttgtttttgttttcatataggGAATTCCTTGGTGACTTAAAGTCCGGTTCATTAATCACATGGTATCAATTTaagttatatattattaattCTGATAGGTTAGGTCACATCCCTTCATAAGAAGTAC is a genomic window containing:
- the LACC1 gene encoding purine nucleoside phosphorylase LACC1 isoform X2, with the translated sequence MAEAVLIDLFGLKLNSQKNDHQTLMKTLNALWYHHAAKAKFLCIMCCSNINCEKNSDHDNYELETSNGLSALLREFETVSNSSMAVSLYTIKQKIDEKNLSSIKIIVPMHRKTLMKAFIDQLFTDVYNFEFEDLEITLKGGLSKQASLVNIITAQELEAIQNEIETYLRSLPALKGELTIITSPLISDIFIHGFTTRTGGISYLPTLSSLNLFSSSKRRDPKVVVQENLRRLGCAAGFNVKNFYRIKTDHANDVWVMGRKEPESYDGITTNQRGVTIAALGADCIPIIFADPVKKACGVAHSGFFWKREEFYHRIFRTRSKISTSVHPAILTSTSPMSEMVLILVHRLASYQLENEVKYLTGFLPASFQTDYKREI
- the LACC1 gene encoding purine nucleoside phosphorylase LACC1 isoform X1, with amino-acid sequence MAEAVLIDLFGLKLNSQKNDHQTLMKTLNALWYHHAAKAKFLCIMCCSNINCEKNSDHDNYELETSNGLSALLREFETVSNSSMAVSLYTIKQKIDEKNLSSIKIIVPMHRKTLMKAFIDQLFTDVYNFEFEDLEITLKGGLSKQASLVNIITAQELEAIQNEIETYLRSLPALKGELTIITSPLISDIFIHGFTTRTGGISYLPTLSSLNLFSSSKRRDPKVVVQENLRRLGCAAGFNVKNFYRIKTDHANDVWVMGRKEPESYDGITTNQRGVTIAALGADCIPIIFADPVKKACGVAHSGWRGTLLGVAMATVNAMITEYGCSLEDIIVILGPSVGPCCFTLPKESAKAFHNLDPECVRLFDSSDPYVDIRKATRILLEKGGILPQNIQDQKQDLNLCTSCHPDKYFSHVRDGLNFGTQIGFISIRE
- the LACC1 gene encoding purine nucleoside phosphorylase LACC1 isoform X3 encodes the protein MAEAVLIDLFGLKLNSQKNDHQTLMKTLNALWYHHAAKAKFLCIMCCSNINCEKNSDHDNYELETSNGLSALLREFETVSNSSMAVSLYTIKQKIDEKNLSSIKIIVPMHRKTLMKAFIDQLFTDVYNFEFEDLEITLKGGLSKQASLVNIITAQELEAIQNEIETYLRSLPALKGELTIITSPLISDIFIHGFTTRTGGISYLPTLSSLNLFSSSKRRDPKVVVQENLRRLGCAAGFNVKNFYRIKTDHANDVWVMGRKEPESYDGITTNQRGVTIAALGADCIPIIFADPVKKACGVAHSGFFWKREEFYHRIFRTRSKISTSVHPAILTSTSPMSEMVLILVHRLASYQLENEVLDWIFACLLPN